The following DNA comes from Kitasatospora sp. NBC_01287.
GACCTGCGGCTCGCCGTGCTGACCGGCGACCGGGCCACCGTCGACCGGCTGCGCGGACGTCAGCGGCTGGACACCGGCTGGGTCAGCCACCTGCTGCAGCGCGCCACCGCCGAGCTCTGGCGCACCCACGGCGCCCGCCCGGCGGGCGTCGCCGAGGCCTACCGGGGTCGCCGCGAGGCGCTGCTCGCGGCGCTGGCCGCGCACGGCATCGCGGGCCACGGGGTGAGCGGGGTGAACGTCTGGATCCCGGTGCCGGAGGAGACCGGGGTGGTGGTGGGCCTGCTGCAGCGCGGGTGGGTGGTCACGCCGGGGGCGGCGTTCCGGGTGGACTCCCCGAGCGGGATCCGGGTCACCATCGCCCGGCTGGACCCGGCCGAGGCGCCGCGGTTCGCCGCCGACCTGGCCGCCGTGCTCGGCGGCTCCGCGGCGGGCGCGCGGCAGATCTGAGCAGGCAGGGCTGGGTGGGTGGGACAAGCAGGGCTGGGTGGGCGGGAGAAACAGGGCTGGGTGGGTGGGACAAGCAGGGCTGGGTGGGCGGGAGAAACAGGGCTGGGTGGGCGGGAGAAACATGACTGGGTGGGCGGGAGAGATGCGGCGGGGTGGGCGGGACGGGTAGCGCGGGGTGGGGCGCCGGGTCGGGCGGCGGCCTGAGGGAGCGACAGAAGTTAACGCACCGGTAACGGCGTGAGAAAGGTGCTGCAGCTACCTAGCGGTAACCGGCGCGCTCATGCCACATTCATCGCGCCACCGGCCGGCGGCTCTCCCTCACCCTCAGCGGCGTCCCACTCCCACACCGGGACGCCGCCGTCCGCAGGAGTAAAGCCGTGCTCGAACGATCCCCACAGGTCAAGCGCACCGTCCCGTTGAGACGGTCGCTGGCCACGCTGCTCACGCTCCCGCTCTGCGCCGGCGGCCTGCTCACCCTGGCCGCCCCCGCGCACGCCGCCGCCCCCGCCGGCCCCACCGCCAGCGTCACGCTCGGTGACAGCTACATCTCCGGGGAGGCGGGTCGCTGGAAGGGCAACAGCGACGACACCTCCGGCAGCCGGGACGGCACCGACCGCGCGTGGAACGGCAGCGGCTACGCGCCCGCCGGCATCTACGGCTCGACCTACGCCAGCGGGTGCGACCGCTCGGACGTGGCCGAGGTGAAGAGCGCCACCGGCATCGCCCAGACCAGCGTCAACCTGGCCTGCTCGGGTGCCACCACCGCCAACGTCTTCCGGGCCGCCGACGGCGGCCAGTCCTTCAAGGGCGAGGCCCCGCAGGCCGACCAGCTCGCCGCCCTGGCGGCCAAGGACAACGTCAAGCTGATCACCCTGTCCATCGGCGGCAACGACCTCGGCTTCTCGGACGTGATCACCGACTGCGCCGAGGACTACGCGATCTGGGACTCCTACTGCGCCGACACCGAGCAGTCGGCGATCGACGGCAAGATGCCCGCCGCGATGGCCGGGGTCGGCAAGGCGATCGACGAGATCCGCGCGGCGATGGCGGGCGACGGCTACGCCAGCGGCTCCTACCGGATCGTGCTGCAGTCCTACCCCTCGCCGATCCCGCGCAGCGGCGAGAACCGCTACAGCGAGAGCGGCTGGGACCGGGTGAACACCGGCGGCTGCCCGTTCTGGGACGCCGACTCCGACTGGGCCAGGGACACCATGGTCCCCGAGGTCTCCGACCAGCTGGCGGCGGTCGCGGCCGCCAAGGGCGTGCAGTTCCTCGACCTGCGTGACTTCCTGCAGGGCCGCGAGGTCTGCTCCACCGCGACCCGGCTGGCCACCCCGGGCACCCCGCCCTCGGCGACCACCAGCGAGTGGGCCCGCTTCGTCGACGTCGGCACCACCACCCAGGGCACGACCCAGGAGTCGATGCACCCGAACTACTACGCCCAGCAGGCCCTGGGCCGCTGCCTGACCCTGCTCTGGGCCCGCACCAGCGGCGACTTCGCCTGCCGCAACACCCCTGGCCAGGACGCCTCCGGGATGTACCTCAGCGCCACCTCCTGACACCCCGGCGGTCCTGCTCGGGACCCGCACCGGGACGCACCCCGGCCCGCCGTGCGCTGGACACGGCGGGCCGGGGTGCGACGGCGCGGGGGCCGGGGCGGCCTCAGTGCTTGGCGTGCAGCGAGCTGGTGTGCTCGCGGATCTGCTCCTTGGTCAGGTAGGCGTCGGTGTACTCGAAGTCCCGCAGCCTGGCGGGGCGCCGGGCCAGGAAGCCGATCCGCACGAAGTCGTCGCCCGCGGTGGCGTTCATGGCCCAGTTGGCGCCGACCCGCAGCTTGGCCACGTTGGTCCGCATCGCCATCAGGTGGTAGCCGCGCGCCACCAGCTGCGCCGGCAGGCCGCTCATCTCCACGCCGAGCGGCTTGGAGACCGCGTCCTTGCCGCCCAGGTCGACCACCAGGCCCAAGTCCTTGTGGTAGTACGGCTCCAGCGGCTGGTTGCGCAGCGCGGCGACCAGGTTGTCGGCCACCTTGCGGCCCTGGCGCGCCGAGTGCTGCGCGGTGGGCGGGCAGACCGCGCCGTCGCCCTTGGCCAGGTCCGGCACGGCCGCCGCGTCGCCGAGCGCGAAGATGCCCTCGAACTGCGGCACCCGCATCTCGGCGGTCACCGCGATCCGCCCGCGCACCGTCTCCGCGTCCAGCGTGCCGATCAGCGGGCTGGCGGCCACCCCGGCGGTCCAGATCAGCGTGCGCGAGGGGATCACCCGCCCGTCGGTGAAGGTCACCGTGGTGTCGCCGACCTCGGCCACCGAGACGCCGAGCGAGACGTCCACGCCGCGCTCGCGCAGCACCTTCATGGCGCGGGTGCCCAGGTGCTCGCCGAGTTCGGGCATCAACTTGGGCGCGATGTCGATCAGGTGCCACTTGATCAGCCGCGGATCCAGCCGCGGGTAGCGGTCCAGCGCGGCGGTGGTCAGCCGCTGCAGGCAGGCGGCCGTCTCGGTGCCCGCGTAGCCGCCGCCGACCACCACGAACTGCAGCCGGGATTCGCGCTCGGCCTGGTCCAGCGTGGCGGAGGCGAGGTCGAGCTGCGCGATCACGTGGTCGCGGATGTAGGCGGCCTCGGCCAGCGTCTTCATGCCGCGGGCGTGATCGCTCAGGCCGGGGATGTCGAAGGTGCGGGTGATGCTGCCGGGCGCCAGCACCAGGTAGTCGTAGGGCTCGGCGACCACCTGCTCGGTGATCTTGCGGATGATGCACACCTTGGCGCGCGGGTCGATGCCGATCGCGCCGCCCGGGATGATGTCGGTGCGGCGCAGCGTGCGGCGCAGCGAGATGGCCACGGACGAGGGCGTGAGCACCCCGGCGGCGACGTGCGGGAGCAGCGGCAGGTACAGCTGGTAGCTGAAGGGGGCGACCAGGGTGATCTGCGCCTCCGTCGCGGCGAGCTTGCGCTCCAGCCGACGCGCGCACTCCAGACCGGCGAAGCCACCGCCCACCACCAGGATCCGAGGACGTTCCATCTGTCTTCCTTCGCAGTCGGCGGGGCCCATGTGACGGGACGCCACGTCCTGGCAACCCTTGCACGGGCCCTGGGGGCGCGCCACCGCAAGCCGGGCGGATGGGTAGGGTTGGCGCGTGCTTCGTGAGGTGACGGCGGTCCGCTATGTGACGCCACTGCGAGAAGGCGGCTCGATGCCGGGCCTGGTGGCGGCCGACGACCACCGGCTCTACGCGCTCAAGTGGAGCGGTGCGGCACAGGGGCGCAAGGCGCTGGTGGCCGAGGTGCTGGCCGGCGAACTGGCGCGCGGGCTCGGACTGCCGGTACCCGAACTGGTCCGGATCGACCTCGACCCGGTGCTGGCCCGCAGTGAGCCGGAGCAGCAGATCCAGGAGCAGATCCGGGCCAGCGGCGGGGTCAACGTGGGCCTGGCCTTCCTGAGCGGGGCGTTCAACTTCGACCCGCTCTGCTTCGAGGTGGATCCGGAGCAGGCCGCCCGGGTGCTCTGGTTCGACGCCCTGATCGGCAACGTCGACCGCTCCTGGCGCAACCCCAACCTGCTGGTGGTCGACGGGCGGCTGCAGCTGATCGACCACGGCGCGAGCCTGATCTTCCACCACCACTGGGCCGGTGCGGCCCGGTGGACCCGGCGGCCCTACGACGCGGGCGACCACGCGCTGCGCCGCTTCGCCGGCGACCTGGCGGCAGCCGACGCGGAGCTGGCCGGGCGCGCCACGCCGGGGCTGCTGGCCGCGGCGGCGGAGGCGATCCCCGAGGAGTTCCTGCTGGACGAGCCCGGCTTCGCGGACCCCGCGGCCGTCCGGGCCGCCTACGTCGACCAGTTGCTGGCGCGGCTGGCCGGACCGCGCGACTGGCTGCCCGTGCTCCCCCCGCACTCCCCGGAGGCGACCGCATGACCGACCCGCACCGCATGACCGACCTGCACCGCATGACCGACCCGCACGGCCCGACCGACCTGCACGACTACGAGTACGCGGTGATCCGGGCGGTTCCCCGGGTGGAGCGCGGTGAGTGCGTCAACCTCGGGGTGCTCCTGTACTGCCGCTGGCGCGAGGAGCTGGCGGTGCGCACGCTGCTGCCCGAGGCGAAGCTGCTGGTGCTGGACCCGGCCCTGGACCTGTCCGGGGTGGCGCGGGCGCTGCGCGGCATCGAGGGCGTCTGCGCCGGCGGCCCAGCGGCTGGACCGGCGGCCGGGGACAGCCCCGGGCAGCGGTTCCGCTGGCTGACCGCGCCGCGCAGCGCCGTGGTGCAGCCGGGACCGGTGCACACCGGGCTGACCGGCGACCCGGCGGCGGAGCTGGAGCGGCTCTTCGCCCAGCTGGTCGCCTGACCCGGATCGCCCGGCGCGGGCCTGGCCTGGCGGGTCTCAGTTGAACACTCAGTTGAACAGGACAGGTCGGTTGTCGGATTCAACACTGGAGTAGATAAAACTTTTATGCGTACTGTGGTCTCATGGGCTCCATGACCACCGCCGCACCCCCCGTCGCCACCTCCGCTCTGATGGAGGCGGTGGCCGCCGTCAGCGCCGCTTACTTCCTCGACTTCACCGCCGCGGCGGGGCGGCACGGGCTCAGCTCCTCACAGGCCAAGGCCCTGGGCGTGGTGCTGGAACCGGTGCCGATGCGGGCGCTGGCCGGCCGGCTCGGCTGCGACGCCTCGAACGTCACCGGCATCGTCGACCGCCTGGAGGGCCTGGGCCTGGCCCGCCGCGAAGCGGCCGCCGGGGACCGCCGGGTCAAGATCGTCACCATCACCGAGCAGGGCCGCGAGGTGCTGCTGAACATCCGTGCCGACATGGCCAAGGCGCACCGGGCCCTGGACTCGCTCAGCGAGGCGCAGCGCACCGAACTGCTGGCGATGTGCCACCAGCTGCTGCCACTGTTGACCGACTGACCGACTGACCGACTGACCGACTGACCGACTGACCGACTGACCGACTGACCGACTGACCGACTGACCGACTGGTTGGCTGGTTGGCTGACCGACTGGTCGATCGGCTGCCGGACTGCCCGACCGGCTGCTCGGCGCGTCCTGCCGCTGGACGACGCCGTCCGCCGTCTGCTTACGTGTCCCCGGTTCGGGTCCGATCGATCGGGGGGCGTGTCGGTGACGCAGGGCTGGGGAGCGGACCTACTGCTGGGCGCCGTGGTGCTGGCCGGGGCCTCGGTGCAGCGGATGGCGGGGATCGGCTTCGCGCTGGTCGCCGCGCCGGCGCTGGCGCTGCTGCTGGGCGCGGGCCCCGGGGTGGTGCTGTCCAACTGCGCCGCCGGGGCGATCAGCGCGATCGGGCTGGCCACCAGCTGGCGCCAGGTCCGCCCGGCGGCGATGGTGCCGCTGGTGGCGGCCGCCGCGGTGAGTGTCCCGCTCGGCGCCTGGGTGGCCGCCCGGCTGCCGGAACCGCAGCTGTTCGTCTCGATGGGCGCCATGGTCAGCGTCGCGGTGCTGCTGGTCATCTTCGGTACCCGGGTGGCCGCGCTGCGCGGGCTGCGCGGCGCGCTGGCGGCGGGGGCGGCCAGCGGCTTCATGAACTCCGCGGCCGGGGTCGGCGGCCCCGCCCTGTCGCTGTACGCGGTGAACGCGGGCTGGACGGTTCGCGAGTTCGTGCCGAACGCCCAGTTCTACGGCCTCCTGGTGAACCTCTTCTCACTCCTCGCCAAGGGCGTGCCCCGGCTCGGCCGCCCTGCCTGGCTGGCGGTGTCCGCCGCCCTGCTGCTGGGCGCGCTGATCGGACGCGAGTTGGCCGAGCGGGTGCCCGAGCGCCGGGCCCGCACCGTCGTCCTGCTGCTCGCCCTGGCCGGCGGGCTGACCACCCTGGCCAAGGGCCTCCTCGAGCTGTAGGGCCGTCGTGCCGACCGGGCCCCAGCTGAGCTGTGCCGACCGGGCCCCAGCCCCGTCGTGCCGACCGGCTGACCTCGGCTGTTAACCTTGCGAAGCGTGAGCGCGAAGCCCCAGATCCCCAATGTCCTGGCCGCCCGGTACGCCTCGGCTACCCTGGCCCAGCTGTGGTCCCCCGAGCACAAGGTGGTCCTCGAACGCCACCTGTGGCTCGCCGTCCTGAAGGCCCAGCAGGATCTCGGGATCGACGTCCCCGAGACCGCTGTCGCCGACTACGAGCGGGTGATCGACCAGGTCGACCTCGCTTCCATCGCCGCCCGTGAGCGGGTCACCCGGCACGACGTGAAGGCCCGGATCGAGGAGTTCAGCGAGCTCGCGGGCCACGAGCAGATCCACAAGGGGATGACCTCCCGGGATCTGACCGAGAACGTCGAGCAACTGCAGATCCGCCAGTCCCTGGAGCACGTGCGGGACCGCACCGTCGCCGTCCTGGTCCGCCTGGGCCGGCTCTCCGCCGAGCACGCCGCGCTGGTGATGGCCGGCCGCTCGCACAACGTCGCCGCCCAGGCCACCACCCTCGGCAAGCGCTTCGCCAGCATCGCCGACGAGCTGCTGGTCGCCTTCGCCCGCCTGGAGGAGCTGATCGCCCGGTACCCGCTGCGCGGGATCAAGGGCCCGGTCGGCACCGCGCAGGACATGCTCGACCTGCTGGGCGGCGACGCCGGCAAGCTGGCCGAGCTGGAGCAGCGGGTGGCCGGCCACCTCGGCTTCGGACACGTCTTCACCTCGGTCGGCCAGGTCTACCCGCGCTCGCTGGACTTCGAGGTGCTCACCGCGCTGGTCCAGCTGGCCGCCGCACCCTCCAGCCTGGCCAAGACGATCCGCCTGATGGCCGGCCACGAGCTGGTGACCGAGGGCTTCAAGGAGGGCCAGGTCGGCTCCTCCGCGATGCCGCACAAGATGAACACCCGCTCCTGCGAGCGGGTGAACGGCCTCACGGTGATCCTGCGCGGCTACGCCTCGATGACCGCCGAGCTGGCCGGCGACCAGTGGAACGAGGGCGACGTCTCCTGCTCGGTGGTGCGCCGGGTCGCGCTGCCGGACGCCTTCTTCGCCTTCGACGGTCTGCTGGAGACCTTCCTGACGGTGCTCGACGAGTTCGGCGCCTTCCCGGCCGTGATCGAGGCCGAGCTGGACCGCTACCTGCCCTTCCTGGCCACCACCAAGGTGCTGATGGGCGCGGTGCGTGCCGGGGTCGGCCGCGAGGTCGGGCACGAGGTGATCAAGGAGCACGCGGTCGCCTCGGCGCTCGCGATGCGCGCCGGCGCCCGCGAGAACGAGCTGCTCGACCGGCTGGCCGCCGACGAGCGGATCCCGCTGGACCGGGCCGGGCTGGACGCGCTGCTCGCCGACCGGCTCTCCTTCACCGGCGCCGCCGGGGCCCAGGTGGCCGAGGTGGTCCGCCGGATCGAGGCCGTCGCCACCGCCCACCCGCAGGCCGCCAAGTACGCGCCGGGCGACATCCTCTGAGCCGCTGAGCCGTCCCTCCCGGCGGACCTGACCTGCCCGCCGCCGCCCGTCAGCGGGTGGACCCGGGGCATTCGTGCCCCGGGTCCACCGGCGGGCCGGTGGTGCCGCAGTACCAGGTGCCGTCCGGCTCGACCGTGGGCTCGCCGGTGGGCGTGGGCTCGGGCACCGGCGGCCGGCCCGGCACCGTGGCCAGTGCCAGCAGCCCGGCCGCGGCGAGCACCCCCGCGCAGATCAGCACGGCCGTGCGGAACGCGGCGTCCACCGCGCTCGGCACCCGGTACTGCTCGCCGCTCAGCCCGGTGAGCAGCGGCAGCGCCGCGACCGCCAGCAGGCCGGCGGCGCGCGCCGCGGCATTGTTCACCCCGCTGGCGATGCCGGCCCGGCGCACCTCCACCGCCGCCAGCACGGTCGCGGTCAGCGGCGCCACCAGCAGCGTCAGACCGATCCCGAAGAGCACGGCGGCCGGCAGCACATCCGTCCAGTACGAGGCGTCCGGGCCGATCCGCAGCATCAGCAGCACCCCGCCCGCCGCGATCAGCGGACCGGCGGTCAGCGGCAGCCGGGGGCCGATCCGGGTCGCGAGCGCGCCCGCCCGGGCCGAGAAGAGCAGCATCAGCACCGTGACCGGGGCGAACGCCACCCCCGCCACCAGCGGCTCGAACCCGGACACGGTCTGCAGCTGCACCTGGAGGAAGAAGAAGATCCCGCCCAGCGCGCCGTAGACGCCGAGCGTCACCAGGTTGACCGCGCTGAACAGCCGCGAGCGGAAGAGCTCCAGCGGCAGCATCGGATGGGCACTGCGCCGCTCGACGGTCACGAACGCGACGCCCAGCAGCACGCCGGCGACCGCCGAGACCCAGACCGCCGCCGACACCTGCTCCGCCGCGGCCGTCAGCGCGTAGGTGACCCCGCCCAGCGAGAGCGCGGCCAGCACCGACCCCGGCACGTCGAAGCCGCCCGTGGCCTGCTCGTCCCGACTCTCCGGCACGTGGCGCAGGGTCAGCACCGCGACCACGACCGCGACCGGCAGGTTGATCACGAAGATCCAGCGCCAGCCGGGACCGCTCACCAGCCAGCCGCCCAGGATCGGCCCGACCGCCGTGGCCACCCCGCCCAGCCCGGACCAGGCACCGACGGCCGCCGAGCGGTCGTCGGGGTGGAAGCTCGCCTGGAGCAGCGCGAGCGAGCCGGGGGTCAGCAGCGCGCCGCCCACGCCCTGCAGTGCGCGGGCGGCCACCAGCACGCCGACCGAGGGCGCGATCGCGCAGATCCCGGAGGCGGCGGCGAACCAGCAGACGCCGATCACGAAGATCCGCCGCCGCCCGTACCGGTCGCCCAGCGAGCCGCCCAGCAGGATCAGCCCGGCGAGCGTCAGCAGGTAGGCGTTGACCGTCCACTGGAGCGCGGCCAGCGAGGCCCCGAGGTCGTCACCGATGGCCGGCAGCGCGACGTTGACGACGGTGCCGTCCAGCATCGCCATCCCCGACCCGAGCGCGGCGGCCACCACCACCCAGCGCCCCTGACGGCTCTTCAACCTCAGCTGACTCTCCATAACCTCCGATCCTGCGGGACGCGGCTCGCGGGCGGAACACCGCCGCGCCGGGGTGGCCGATCCCGGGTGGCGACCGGACCTGGGGCGGGTGAGGGTGGAGCCGGATCATGTCCCCCCGTGCAGTCAGGTGATGCCCCATGACGCTGCCCTCGGCCTTCGGCGCCGGCGATCCCTTCTCCGACATCTTCAGCCGCTTCTTCGGTACCAGCCCGCTCTCCTCGCCGCCCGCCGTGCAGCGGGTCCCGATCGGCCGGCTGCTCAACGAGTCGAGCCGGGAGCTGATCGAGGCGGCCGCCCAGCGCGCGGCCGAGGACGGCAGCACCGACCTGGACACCGGCCACCTGCTCTGGGCCGCCACCCAGGTCGACGCCGCCCGCCGGATGCTGGAGCGGGCCGGGGTCGATCCCGACGAGCTGGCCGAGGACCTGCGCGCCTCGCTGCCCACCGACGCCGTGGGGACCACCGGCGAGCCGTCACTCACCCCCGCCGCCAAGCGCGCGCTGCTCACCGCGCACGCCCGTTCGCAGGCCGCCGGCGCCTCCTACATCGGCCCCGAGCACATCCTCGGCGCGCTGCTGGAGCAGGAGCGCTCCGGGGCCGGCCAGGCGCTGCGCAACGTGGCGCCCTCGCCCGGCGCGCTGCGCACGGCGACCGCGGGGGAGGGCGGCAGCCCGAGCGACACGCCGACCCTGGACGAGTACGGGCGGGACCTGACCGTCGACGCGCGGGCCGGCAAGCTCGACCCGGTGGTCGGCCGGGCCGAGGAGATCGAGCAGACCGTCGAGATCCTCTCCCGGCGCACCAAGAACAACCCGGTGCTGATCGGTGAGCCGGGTGTCGGCAAGACCGCCATCGTGGAGGGCCTGGCCCAGCGGATCGTCTCGGGGGACGTGCCGCGGACCCTGAAGGACCGCCGGGTGGTCACCCTCGACCTGACCGGGCTGGTGGCCGGCTCCAAGTACCGCGGCGAGTTCGAGGAGCGGCTGAAGAAGGTGATCGACGAGGTGGTCGCCGCCGACCAGAGCGTGATCCTCTTCCTGGACGAGCTGCACACCGTGGTCGGCGCGGGCGGCGGCGGTGAGGGCTCGATGGACGCCGGCAACATCCTCAAGCCGGCGCTGGCCCGCGGCGAGCTGAGCGTGGTGGGCGCCACCACGCTGGACGAGTACCGCCGGCACGTGGAGAAGGACGCCGCGCTGGAGCGCCGCTTCCAGCCGGTGCTGGTCCCCGAGCCGAGCGTCGAGGAGACCGTGCGGATCCTGCAGGGCCTGCGCGACTCCTACGAGGCCCACCATCAGGTCCGCTTCACCGACGAGGCGCTGGACGCGGCCGCCGCGCTCTCCGACCGCTACGTCAGCGACCGCTTCCTGCCGGACAAGGCGATCGACCTGCTGGACCAGGCCGGCGCCCGGGTGCGGCTGCGCGGCCTGGGCGGCAGCGGCGAGGCGCAGCGGAGCAAGGACGCGATCGCCAGGCTGCGCCGCGAGCTGGACGAGGCGGTGGCCGAGGAGGACTTCGCCCGCGCCGCCGAGTACAAGCAGCAGCTGCGGCAGGCCGAGGACGGGCTGGCCGAGGTCGCCGAGCAGCGCGAGGGCGTGGTGAGCGTGACCCCCCAGGACATCGCCGAGGTGCTCTCCCGGCGCACCGGCATCCCGGTCGCCCAGCTCACCGAGACCGAGCGGGACCGGCTGCTCAAGCTGGAGGAGACCCTGCACCAGAAGGTGATCGGCCAGGACGAGGCGGTGGTCGCCGTCGCCCAGGCGGTGCGCCGCGGCCGGGCCGGGATGGGCGACCCGGACCGCCCCACCGGCAGCTTCCTCTTCCTGGGCCCCACCGGGGTCGGCAAGACCGAGCTGGCCAAGGCCCTGGCCGAGCTGCTCTTCGGCGACCCGGACCGGATGATCCGCTTCGACATGAGCGAGTTCCAGGAGAAGCACACCGTCTCCCGCCTGGTCGGCTCCCCACCCGGCTACGTCGGCTACGAGGAGGCCGGCCAGCTGACCGAGGCGGTGCGCCGCAAGCCGTACAGCGTGCTGCTGCTCGACGAGGTGGAGAAGGCCCACCCGGACGTCTTCAACCTGCTGCTCCAGGTGCTGGACGACGGCCGGCTCACCGATGCCCAGGGCCGCACCGTCGACTTCCGCAACACGGTGGTCATCATGACCAGCAACATCGGCTCCCGCCGGATCCTGGAGCACCACGGCGAGGTCGACACCATCCGCGGTGACCTGATGAAGGACCTGGGGCAGCACTTCCGGCCCGAGTTCCTCAACCGGATCGACGAGGTGATCGTCTTCCACGCGCTCACCCGGGCCGACCTGGTGCGGATCGTGGACCTGCTGCTCGACCGCAGCCGCCGCCGACTCAGGGCGCAGGAGGTCGACCTGGAGGTCACCGCGAACGCCAAGGAGTGGCTGGCCAACCGCGGCTACCAGCCCGAGTTCGGCGCCCGTCCGCTGCGCCGCACCATCCAGTCCGAGCTGGACAACCGGGTGGCCAACCTGCTGCTGGAGGGCACCGTCCAAGCCGGTGACACCGTGCTCGCCGACGTCGAGGACGGCGAGCTGACCTGCACGCTGGCCCGCCCCGCGGCCAGTGGGAAGGAGTGAGCGCGATGGTGGCGAAGCAGCGGCGGATCGTGGTCGGCG
Coding sequences within:
- a CDS encoding GDSL-type esterase/lipase family protein, with the protein product MLERSPQVKRTVPLRRSLATLLTLPLCAGGLLTLAAPAHAAAPAGPTASVTLGDSYISGEAGRWKGNSDDTSGSRDGTDRAWNGSGYAPAGIYGSTYASGCDRSDVAEVKSATGIAQTSVNLACSGATTANVFRAADGGQSFKGEAPQADQLAALAAKDNVKLITLSIGGNDLGFSDVITDCAEDYAIWDSYCADTEQSAIDGKMPAAMAGVGKAIDEIRAAMAGDGYASGSYRIVLQSYPSPIPRSGENRYSESGWDRVNTGGCPFWDADSDWARDTMVPEVSDQLAAVAAAKGVQFLDLRDFLQGREVCSTATRLATPGTPPSATTSEWARFVDVGTTTQGTTQESMHPNYYAQQALGRCLTLLWARTSGDFACRNTPGQDASGMYLSATS
- a CDS encoding NAD(P)/FAD-dependent oxidoreductase — its product is MERPRILVVGGGFAGLECARRLERKLAATEAQITLVAPFSYQLYLPLLPHVAAGVLTPSSVAISLRRTLRRTDIIPGGAIGIDPRAKVCIIRKITEQVVAEPYDYLVLAPGSITRTFDIPGLSDHARGMKTLAEAAYIRDHVIAQLDLASATLDQAERESRLQFVVVGGGYAGTETAACLQRLTTAALDRYPRLDPRLIKWHLIDIAPKLMPELGEHLGTRAMKVLRERGVDVSLGVSVAEVGDTTVTFTDGRVIPSRTLIWTAGVAASPLIGTLDAETVRGRIAVTAEMRVPQFEGIFALGDAAAVPDLAKGDGAVCPPTAQHSARQGRKVADNLVAALRNQPLEPYYHKDLGLVVDLGGKDAVSKPLGVEMSGLPAQLVARGYHLMAMRTNVAKLRVGANWAMNATAGDDFVRIGFLARRPARLRDFEYTDAYLTKEQIREHTSSLHAKH
- a CDS encoding HipA family kinase, with protein sequence MLREVTAVRYVTPLREGGSMPGLVAADDHRLYALKWSGAAQGRKALVAEVLAGELARGLGLPVPELVRIDLDPVLARSEPEQQIQEQIRASGGVNVGLAFLSGAFNFDPLCFEVDPEQAARVLWFDALIGNVDRSWRNPNLLVVDGRLQLIDHGASLIFHHHWAGAARWTRRPYDAGDHALRRFAGDLAAADAELAGRATPGLLAAAAEAIPEEFLLDEPGFADPAAVRAAYVDQLLARLAGPRDWLPVLPPHSPEATA
- a CDS encoding DUF3037 domain-containing protein yields the protein MTDPHGPTDLHDYEYAVIRAVPRVERGECVNLGVLLYCRWREELAVRTLLPEAKLLVLDPALDLSGVARALRGIEGVCAGGPAAGPAAGDSPGQRFRWLTAPRSAVVQPGPVHTGLTGDPAAELERLFAQLVA
- a CDS encoding MarR family winged helix-turn-helix transcriptional regulator, coding for MGSMTTAAPPVATSALMEAVAAVSAAYFLDFTAAAGRHGLSSSQAKALGVVLEPVPMRALAGRLGCDASNVTGIVDRLEGLGLARREAAAGDRRVKIVTITEQGREVLLNIRADMAKAHRALDSLSEAQRTELLAMCHQLLPLLTD
- a CDS encoding sulfite exporter TauE/SafE family protein, which produces MTQGWGADLLLGAVVLAGASVQRMAGIGFALVAAPALALLLGAGPGVVLSNCAAGAISAIGLATSWRQVRPAAMVPLVAAAAVSVPLGAWVAARLPEPQLFVSMGAMVSVAVLLVIFGTRVAALRGLRGALAAGAASGFMNSAAGVGGPALSLYAVNAGWTVREFVPNAQFYGLLVNLFSLLAKGVPRLGRPAWLAVSAALLLGALIGRELAERVPERRARTVVLLLALAGGLTTLAKGLLEL
- the purB gene encoding adenylosuccinate lyase, translated to MRSVSAKPQIPNVLAARYASATLAQLWSPEHKVVLERHLWLAVLKAQQDLGIDVPETAVADYERVIDQVDLASIAARERVTRHDVKARIEEFSELAGHEQIHKGMTSRDLTENVEQLQIRQSLEHVRDRTVAVLVRLGRLSAEHAALVMAGRSHNVAAQATTLGKRFASIADELLVAFARLEELIARYPLRGIKGPVGTAQDMLDLLGGDAGKLAELEQRVAGHLGFGHVFTSVGQVYPRSLDFEVLTALVQLAAAPSSLAKTIRLMAGHELVTEGFKEGQVGSSAMPHKMNTRSCERVNGLTVILRGYASMTAELAGDQWNEGDVSCSVVRRVALPDAFFAFDGLLETFLTVLDEFGAFPAVIEAELDRYLPFLATTKVLMGAVRAGVGREVGHEVIKEHAVASALAMRAGARENELLDRLAADERIPLDRAGLDALLADRLSFTGAAGAQVAEVVRRIEAVATAHPQAAKYAPGDIL
- a CDS encoding MFS transporter, producing MESQLRLKSRQGRWVVVAAALGSGMAMLDGTVVNVALPAIGDDLGASLAALQWTVNAYLLTLAGLILLGGSLGDRYGRRRIFVIGVCWFAAASGICAIAPSVGVLVAARALQGVGGALLTPGSLALLQASFHPDDRSAAVGAWSGLGGVATAVGPILGGWLVSGPGWRWIFVINLPVAVVVAVLTLRHVPESRDEQATGGFDVPGSVLAALSLGGVTYALTAAAEQVSAAVWVSAVAGVLLGVAFVTVERRSAHPMLPLELFRSRLFSAVNLVTLGVYGALGGIFFFLQVQLQTVSGFEPLVAGVAFAPVTVLMLLFSARAGALATRIGPRLPLTAGPLIAAGGVLLMLRIGPDASYWTDVLPAAVLFGIGLTLLVAPLTATVLAAVEVRRAGIASGVNNAAARAAGLLAVAALPLLTGLSGEQYRVPSAVDAAFRTAVLICAGVLAAAGLLALATVPGRPPVPEPTPTGEPTVEPDGTWYCGTTGPPVDPGHECPGSTR
- a CDS encoding ATP-dependent Clp protease ATP-binding subunit; the encoded protein is MTLPSAFGAGDPFSDIFSRFFGTSPLSSPPAVQRVPIGRLLNESSRELIEAAAQRAAEDGSTDLDTGHLLWAATQVDAARRMLERAGVDPDELAEDLRASLPTDAVGTTGEPSLTPAAKRALLTAHARSQAAGASYIGPEHILGALLEQERSGAGQALRNVAPSPGALRTATAGEGGSPSDTPTLDEYGRDLTVDARAGKLDPVVGRAEEIEQTVEILSRRTKNNPVLIGEPGVGKTAIVEGLAQRIVSGDVPRTLKDRRVVTLDLTGLVAGSKYRGEFEERLKKVIDEVVAADQSVILFLDELHTVVGAGGGGEGSMDAGNILKPALARGELSVVGATTLDEYRRHVEKDAALERRFQPVLVPEPSVEETVRILQGLRDSYEAHHQVRFTDEALDAAAALSDRYVSDRFLPDKAIDLLDQAGARVRLRGLGGSGEAQRSKDAIARLRRELDEAVAEEDFARAAEYKQQLRQAEDGLAEVAEQREGVVSVTPQDIAEVLSRRTGIPVAQLTETERDRLLKLEETLHQKVIGQDEAVVAVAQAVRRGRAGMGDPDRPTGSFLFLGPTGVGKTELAKALAELLFGDPDRMIRFDMSEFQEKHTVSRLVGSPPGYVGYEEAGQLTEAVRRKPYSVLLLDEVEKAHPDVFNLLLQVLDDGRLTDAQGRTVDFRNTVVIMTSNIGSRRILEHHGEVDTIRGDLMKDLGQHFRPEFLNRIDEVIVFHALTRADLVRIVDLLLDRSRRRLRAQEVDLEVTANAKEWLANRGYQPEFGARPLRRTIQSELDNRVANLLLEGTVQAGDTVLADVEDGELTCTLARPAASGKE